The Aquila chrysaetos chrysaetos chromosome 6, bAquChr1.4, whole genome shotgun sequence genome window below encodes:
- the LOC115343209 gene encoding aryl hydrocarbon receptor-like isoform X1, giving the protein MYAGRKRKKPVPKSPKPPPPEGVKSNPSKRHRDRLNQELNKLTGLLPFPEDVRTRLDKLSILRLAVGYLKVKSYLMATATDVGDCVLDQLGAPGGNRRMDLQVDRELFPEGELLLQALNGFVIAVTGDGYIFYISPTVQDYLGFHQSDLIYQSVYELIHADDRAAFRHQLHRAPAPGSTQHAADAFPTDQPPLAGCSARSSPQHLHPEKTSVERSFTCRFRCLLDNSSGFLALNFHGRLKFLLGQQKSASDRSPLALFAIATLLQPLSILELRTKMLIFQTKHKLDFTPVACDSRGKVVLGYTETELCRRGSGYQFVHAADMMHCAENHVRMMKTGESGLTVFRLLTKKGGWVWVQANARLVYKGGKPDCIIARQRALSNEEGEEHLRKRKLQLPFSFATGEAVLYGNDLPEFLDSFQTKEESQTQGNSHSKQCSVDPNSLLGAMMKQDASVYISHADNVPQFSLPDLLAEPDGLSQNEEVGDAKEDSDSLLVIIKTLFEKSKVDRNICQTLQSLNMDNAELQQWEEALLSLGAEEELPAQEVGERLGTEVTSYVEQMLLREGAGKSMDFLHCSASPCNEENSAVAHFQHCWAANSAFQAPPQLQASGAQGQDALVSLVSITSEVSSAQPEQQVPFNPAGLVGGTVLDVLVSSSKSSVALQLGNPGQVLQAEVTTSVPVDNTIPNDQSQPGCKLVGSSCPPPLHPNTLVTQWHNVPAQANPANALGQSASPGGCPSEAWMPIAPKQLEAAGTHLESQTLLACSPETPPGAGLWLVPSQPAPCPAQGSHGSLFSGAGDLRDEEAALPAQASAPLGVSQLPGDGGFPKQPLIPHLEPSFSWEGEQAVLQEDKWFVQCQPWLLQAGAAPQRCDGAGPVQHGGLLLGSSMGPSTHQMDHVVLPECQYGNSLFKHDSNLFRDASKISLPQQLGALPCPSESHPGASCSSLGSVLRCSAALPAKVGAGTLPSSERGPGFPSVSFVGGQPLCACEVQLKVRCEGCRT; this is encoded by the exons CCACAGCTACGGATGTTGGTGACTGTGTGCTGGATCAGCTCGGAGCCCCAGGAGGGAACAGACGAATGGACCTGCAGGTTGACAGAGAGCTGTTTCCTGAGGGAGAACTGCTGCTCCAG GCACTCAATGGATTTGTCATTGCCGTGACCGGAGATGGCTACATCTTCTACATCTCCCCTACTGTGCAGGACTACCTGGGCTTTCATCAG TCAGATCTCATCTACCAGAGCGTGTACGAGCTGATCCATGCGGACGACAGAGCTGCCTTCCGCCACCAGCTGCACAGGGCCCCGGCGCCTGGCAGCACCCAGCATGCTGCCGATG CCTTTCCTACTGACCAGCCACCGCTGGCTGGATGCAGCGCCAGGTCCAGCCCACAGCACCTCCACCCCGAGAAGACCTCTGTGGAGAGGAGCTTCACCTGCCGCTTCCGCTGCTTGCTGGATAACTCCTCAGGATTTCTG GCCTTGAATTTCCATGGGCGCTTGAAATTCCTTCTCGGGCAGCAGAAGTCAGCATCGGACAGGTCCCCGCTTGCTCTCTTCGCCATTGCAACTCTCCTTCAGCCGCTCTCCATCCTGGAGCTTCGGACCAAGATGCTGATCTTCCAGACAAAGCACAAGCTGGACTTCACTCCCGTGGCCTGTGATTCCCG GGGGAAGGTTGTTCTGGGGTACACGGAAACGGAGCTGTGCAGGAGGGGGTCGGGGTACCAGTTTGTGCACGCAGCCGACATGATGCACTGCGCGGAGAACCATGTGAGAA tgatGAAGACAGGGGAGAGCGGGCTGACTGTTTTCCGGCTGCTGACCAAGAAGGGTGGCTGGGTGTGGGTGCAGGCCAATGCCCGGCTGGTGTACAAAGGGGGCAAGCCCGACTGCATCATTGCCCGGCAGCGAGCCCTGTC GAATGAAGAAGGGGAGGAACATCTGCGGAAGAGaaagctgcagctgccttttAGCTTTGCCACAGGGGAAGCAGTCTTGTATGGGAATGACCTTCCCGAGTTCCTGGACTCCTTCCAGACTAAGGAGGAGTCGCAGACGCAAGGAAACTCCCACTCGAAGCAGTGCTCGGTAGACCCCAACTCTCTTCTTGGGGCCATGATGAAGCAGGATGCATCCGTATACATCTCCCATGCTGATAACGTGCCTCAGTTCTCCTTGCCAGATCTCCTCGCTGAGCCCGATGGACTGAGCCAGAATGAGGAAGTTGGTGATGCCAAGGAGGACAGCGACTCCCTCCTGGTCATTATCAAAACCCTctttgagaaaagcaaagtggACAGAAACATCTGCCAGACCCTCCAGAGCCTCAACATGGACAAcgcagagctgcagcagtgggAGGAGGCTCTGCTCAGTTTGGGTGCAGAGGAGGAGCTGCCAGCTCAGGAGGTTGGCGAGAGGCTGGGCACTGAGGTGACATCCTATGTGGAGCAGATGCTCCTCAGGGAGGGTGCTGGGAAGAGCATGGACTTTCTGCACTGCAGTGCATCACCCTGCAATGAGGAAAACAGTGCTGTGGCTCAtttccagcactgctgggcGGCTAATTCAGCCTTTCAAGCCCCACCACAGCTCCAGGCATCTGGTGCACAAGGCCAAGATGCTCTTGTCTCTTTAGTCTCCATTACATCCGAGGTCAGCTCTGCTCAACCAGAACAGCAGGTCCCGTTTAACCCAGCTGGGCTGGTGGGAGGGACAGTTCTGGATGTCCTGGTCTCCAGCAGCAAGTCCTCTGTAGCACTTCAGCTGGGAAATCCAGGACAAGTGCTTCAAGCAGAAGTTACCACCTCTGTTCCTGTAGATAACACTATTCCTAATGATCAGAGCCAGCCTGGGTGCAAGTTGGTGGGCTCAAGCTGCCCACCTCCGTTGCACCCAAACACACTAGTGACTCAGTGGCACAATGTCCCAGCCCAGGCAAACCCAGCCAATGCTTTGGGTCAGAGTGCTTCTCCTGGAGGTTGCCCATCGGAGGCTTGGATGCCCATAGCTCCGAAACAGCTGGAAGCTGCAGGGACGCATCTGGAGTCACAAACTCTCCTGGCTTGCAGCCCTGAGACCCCCCCGGGGGCTGGGCTGTGGTTGGTGCCCTCCCAACCTGCTCCTTGCCCTGCACAAGGCTCGCATGGGTCCTTGTtctctggggctggggacctCCGTGATGAGGAGGCTGCTCTCCCTGCACAAGCATCAGCACCCTTAGGAGTCAGCCAGCTGCCAGGGGATGGTGGCTTCCCTAAACAGCCCCTGATACCCCACCTAGAGCCCAGCTTTTcctgggaaggggagcaggCAGTGCTCCAAGAGGACAAGTGGTTTGTGCAGTGCCAGCCGTGGCTCCTGCAGGCTGGGGCAGCTCCTCAGAGATGCGATGGGGCAGGTCCGGTGCAACACGGTGGACTTCTGCTGGGGTCCAGCATGGGTCCTAGCACCCACCAGATGGACCATGTTGTGCTGCCCGAGTGCCAGTATGGAAATAGCCTTTTTAAACACGACAGCAACCTTTTTAGGGATGCTTCTAAAAtatcccttccccagcagctgggtGCTTTGCCTTGCCCTAGCGAGAGCCACCCTGGAGCATCATGTTCCTCACTGGGCTCGGTTTTGAGGTGctcagcagctctccctgcGAAGGTGGGTGCAGGAACACTGCCATCCTCCGAGCGGGGCCCTGGCTTCCCATCAGTGTCCTTTGTGGGTGGGCAGCCGCTCTGTGCCTGCGAGGTCCAGCTCAAGGTGAGGTGCGAGGGCTGCAGGACCTGA